The DNA window AACTAGCCAACTCCACTACTAACAATGGTCGACGTGGACCGGAGGATGACGGGTCTGAACCCGGCTCACGTAGCCGGTCTAAGGCGACTCTCCGTCCGAGCTGCCGCCCCTCTTTCACCATCCGTCACCCTACGCAACGGCCTGCTCTCGTTCTCTTCCCTCGCAAACAAAGTCGCCACCCATCTCCGCAACTCAGGTATCCAGGTCGAGCCGGGTCTCACCGACACTGAGTTCGCCATCGCGGAGGCGGAATTTGGCTTCACCTTCCCTCCAGACCTCCGCGCCGTCTTGGCTGCCGGACTTCCCGTCGGCGCCGGATTTCCGGACTGGCGCGCCTCGGGCATCTCCCGCCAACTCCTCCGCTGCTCGCTGGAGCTCCCAGCTGCTGCGGTCTCCGTCCACGTGGCAAGAAACGCGATGTGGGCCAAGACGtggggcccaaggcccaacgaGCAAACGAAGGCGTTATGTGTGGCCAGGAACGCGCTCAAGAGAGCGCCGATTCTTGTCCCAATCTTTGACCATTGCTACGTTCCATGCAACCCTTGCCTCGCTGGGAACCCTGTCTTCTTCATCGACGAGGAACGCATGTTCCGATGCGGCTTCGACCTCTCGGATTTCTTCGAGCGGGAGTCTCTGTTTCGAAGCTCCGACGCTGGGAATATGTCGTCACGGCGGAATTTCAATGTTTCCGGCGGAAAGAAGCCGCGGTGGATAGATTTCTGGAGCGACGCCGTCACGGATTTTCGTAGAAAATCGTCGTCGTCGGCGGCGATGGCTTCGCCGGAGAGGTTTTTGGACATTCGGCGGTGGAAAGTGCCGAAGGGCGTGGAGCAGTATATAGAGCGAATCGGGTCGTGTTTGAAGGACGGTGGATGGAGCGAATCTGAGGTATCAGAAATGGTTCAGGTTTCAGGTTCCGGTTTGGGTTTGGATCCAGGTTCGGATTTGTGTTCGGGTTTGGATAATCAGGGGGTATTAGATGCTTTGTTGTTGAAAGCAGATAGGTTCTCAGACTCGCTCCGGAATTCTGGGTGGAGCTCCGAAGAGGTTTCGGATGCTCTGTGGTTCAATTTTCAACCGGGGAAGGACCAGAAACCGGCTAAAAAGCTGTCATTTGAACAGGTTGAAAGGATTGGGAAACTGGCGGAATCGGTTTCCCAGTCACTATACGTGGAAATAGATTTAGGATCAGTTAAATAgtgggattttttttttcccttttttttgttttgtttgagggGCACGGCCAACGGCCAACGGTGGTATGCATATTTCCTTTTGTGAATATTTTTCGGAAATGCGAATCCATTGTTGGCCAACCGGGGTGTGCCTTCAAAACATACGTGGAAAATGATATAGCAACGTATATGATCATCCTCTTATGTAACCTAAATGAAAATGTTGATACTCAATAATCAATGGTTAGAGCAGCTTAAATAAGTACTAGTGtaagattttaatttaatacatACTTTGGACTCTTATTCGATAATTTTGAATTAGACTTGTTCTTACTTAATaatatttagataattagagTTATGTAAATATATGAAAGATATAGCAAATTAATCTTTAAATAGTTTGGCGAGCTGTTGAAAACGAAAAATAGAAtctgtagataaaaaaaaatccatcAAATACAGCACcgtctaaaaaaaataagaaaacaacAACATAAGATTGGATTAGAAGCATCGGTTATTATCATCATTAAGTGAAATTTTTTGACGTAATTTTTCAGATCACCCATGCCATCATAGGGAGTTAGAGTTATTGGTAATGCAAATTTTTAGACAGTTTAAAATTCATGACATCTGCTGTGAATGGTCCAACTCCATTGTCTGATTCGTTGTCTTCATTGTTTTGTTGATCTCCCTCTAGTTGTTGAGTTTCAGAGACATGCGCTGGATCAGAGTTTTCTTCCTCGTCATCTTATCGTTCATTGTGATCATCATTATGAGCAATCCGAGCATTGAATAGTTCAGTTATttaatttgtcatttttttattttcttctgctATGCGCTGATTATCTTGTTGTAATTCTGTTACCATCTGAAAAAATTCAGAAGGTATGGAAGGAGGTTAGCCAGCTATTGacagatttgaaaattttgggaCCTAAAGGAAAAAAGGACTTTTGTTTCTAGGTCCCACGGTGGGAGCCAATTATTCTTGTGGAGGTTGGCCGCTGTATAGCTTGTCCGCTGATGAATATCTGCAAGCTTTTCATCGAGATGAGTTATACTTCGACAATGAGAGGATAAGGAGTGAACATCTGCAAAAGACACTCCAACACTCAAATTAGTGAGAGAgtaataaactttgtaaattgCAATGTGTCCTAACAATTTTTTACCT is part of the Arachis duranensis cultivar V14167 chromosome 1, aradu.V14167.gnm2.J7QH, whole genome shotgun sequence genome and encodes:
- the LOC107479485 gene encoding uncharacterized protein LOC107479485; translated protein: MVDVDRRMTGLNPAHVAGLRRLSVRAAAPLSPSVTLRNGLLSFSSLANKVATHLRNSGIQVEPGLTDTEFAIAEAEFGFTFPPDLRAVLAAGLPVGAGFPDWRASGISRQLLRCSLELPAAAVSVHVARNAMWAKTWGPRPNEQTKALCVARNALKRAPILVPIFDHCYVPCNPCLAGNPVFFIDEERMFRCGFDLSDFFERESLFRSSDAGNMSSRRNFNVSGGKKPRWIDFWSDAVTDFRRKSSSSAAMASPERFLDIRRWKVPKGVEQYIERIGSCLKDGGWSESEVSEMVQVSGSGLGLDPGSDLCSGLDNQGVLDALLLKADRFSDSLRNSGWSSEEVSDALWFNFQPGKDQKPAKKLSFEQVERIGKLAESVSQSLYVEIDLGSVK